A window of the Mannheimia granulomatis genome harbors these coding sequences:
- a CDS encoding acyl-CoA dehydrogenase family protein: MSVLSTSFIEWLQANAESLDQSNERADLLIRNIAAENLFKIGVPTAFGGSGGNLVDAIKAITELGNHSLAAAFVSWGHRTFIEHIIASKNPLPRETYLSDLLSGNLTAGTGLSNAMKFLSGIEELNVSIREENGKRYLNGRLPWVTNLRSDRFVASFVAGFENGSTPIVIAIPSTAAGLTRTKELEFIALQGTNTTALVFENVELKEEWILADNAPEFLAATRPSFLGLQFGLPFGLVEKSLAEIEKTLSFREILTSEWQALVDALNDIKSRLFNGLNEEGYFVRHPKALFQARIDIVDVVAKTILLELQASGGRGYLKNDTSGFSRRWKEAAFLPVVTPSAVQLRIVLADS; the protein is encoded by the coding sequence ATGTCAGTTCTTTCAACATCTTTTATCGAATGGCTGCAAGCCAATGCAGAAAGTTTAGACCAATCTAATGAGCGAGCAGACTTACTTATTCGCAATATTGCTGCGGAAAATCTGTTTAAAATCGGAGTGCCGACTGCGTTCGGTGGCAGCGGTGGCAATCTGGTTGATGCGATTAAAGCAATTACCGAGTTAGGTAATCACTCACTGGCAGCAGCTTTTGTGTCTTGGGGGCATCGCACCTTTATTGAACATATTATCGCCTCAAAAAACCCTCTTCCTCGAGAAACCTATCTATCGGATTTACTAAGTGGCAACTTAACCGCTGGTACAGGTTTATCGAATGCAATGAAATTCCTTTCTGGGATTGAGGAATTAAATGTTTCTATTCGAGAAGAAAACGGCAAACGTTATTTAAACGGTCGCCTACCTTGGGTAACCAATTTGCGTTCAGATCGCTTTGTAGCAAGTTTTGTTGCCGGTTTTGAAAACGGTAGCACGCCAATTGTGATTGCTATTCCGTCTACTGCAGCAGGCTTAACCCGTACCAAAGAGCTGGAATTTATCGCACTGCAGGGTACCAATACCACTGCATTAGTGTTTGAAAATGTCGAATTAAAAGAGGAATGGATTTTAGCCGACAATGCTCCGGAATTTTTAGCCGCAACCCGTCCGTCATTCTTAGGCTTACAATTTGGTTTACCTTTTGGCCTGGTGGAAAAAAGCCTTGCCGAAATTGAAAAAACACTCTCATTCCGTGAAATTTTAACCTCAGAATGGCAGGCTCTAGTTGATGCTTTAAACGATATTAAATCTCGCTTATTCAACGGCCTAAACGAAGAAGGATATTTTGTCCGCCACCCGAAAGCGCTGTTTCAGGCAAGAATTGATATTGTTGATGTGGTCGCCAAAACCATTCTGCTTGAACTACAAGCAAGTGGCGGGCGTGGCTACTTAAAGAACGACACTTCAGGCTTTAGTCGTCGTTGGAAAGAGGCCGCATTTTTACCTGTGGTAACGCCAAGTGCAGTACAATTAAGAATAGTATTAGCGGATAGCTAA
- a CDS encoding carboxymuconolactone decarboxylase family protein: MSKFQIHTIESAPEASQEALKAVQQANGFIPNLIGVLANAPTALETYRTVGGINGRNSLTAEEREVVQITAAVVNGCGFCVAGHTKIALKLLKMPEELVNSLRATARIDSDPKLDTLARFTLAVILQKAKLTEAQLSEFFAAGYNQQNAIDVILGVSLATLCNYVNNIAETPINPELQPFA; this comes from the coding sequence ATGTCTAAATTCCAAATTCATACTATTGAATCTGCCCCCGAAGCATCTCAGGAAGCATTAAAAGCGGTTCAACAAGCAAATGGCTTTATTCCTAATTTGATTGGTGTATTAGCCAATGCCCCAACCGCATTAGAAACTTATCGTACGGTAGGGGGCATTAATGGTCGTAATAGCTTAACGGCGGAGGAGCGTGAGGTCGTACAAATTACCGCAGCGGTAGTTAATGGCTGTGGTTTCTGTGTCGCAGGTCATACTAAAATTGCCTTAAAATTATTAAAAATGCCGGAAGAGTTAGTTAATTCGCTACGTGCAACCGCTCGTATTGATTCAGATCCAAAACTTGATACTCTCGCTCGCTTTACTCTTGCGGTAATTTTACAGAAAGCAAAATTAACCGAAGCACAATTAAGTGAGTTTTTTGCTGCAGGTTATAATCAGCAAAACGCAATTGATGTTATTTTAGGCGTGAGTCTTGCAACCTTATGTAACTATGTTAACAACATTGCCGAAACTCCAATCAACCCGGAATTGCAGCCGTTTGCGTAA